In one Cercospora beticola chromosome 1, complete sequence genomic region, the following are encoded:
- a CDS encoding uncharacterized protein (BUSCO:EOG09260GOF~antiSMASH:Cluster_8) codes for MSRFAPSPASTARPDDNNDNRFNMLRSRRQQRASSVSSSSSSSTSPEREADDDNDSFMIQANDSQSSLGGDMSPELSQTEAMRREYEERCRVSPVHRLPAEILISIFSRLTSSRDLQMCMLVCKEWAKNSVGLLWHRPAMNKWQNIHNVINSIRNRKRFFAYQDLVKRLNMSTLGHQVSDGTLVGMKNCKRIERLTLTNNCKLTDMSLVPLIDGNRSLLALDVTGLDQLTDKTMMEVADNCLRLQGLNVTGCKKLTDASIMAIAKNCRHLKRLKFNNCVQLTDKSIETVATYCAHLLEIDLYGLQNMESQSITALLTRCPQLREMRLAHCGQINDQAFLDIPYDPDHPTTFDSLRILDLTDCAELGDKGVEKIIQTCPRLRNLILAKCRQITDRAVFAITKLGKNLHYIHLGHCARITDASVEALAKACNRIRYIDLACCSQLTDQSVMKLAGLPKLKRIGLVKCAGITDQSIWSLARGEVRNGKTIGNSSVLERVHLSYCTQLTLDGIHTLLNSCPKLTHLSLTGVQAFLRDELVVFCRDAPPEFNEHQRDVFCVFSGTGVSRLRQYLNEQKWAREAREGLAARQNARRAAALAAGEHEPSDADMDESIVDSNGSTTPVLNVDVQGHYQPGHTPIVPTPTHNWPTGNIPGLAGGSPSPLSQSAPATTTSAGPAWTAGHGGHHIHTAPPGVTHIQPYQQNPNHTHLAGMMGAAALDEIDVDGDEAFGDESELMDHD; via the exons ATGTCACGATTCGCCCCAAGTCCGGCATCTACAGCGCGACCTgacgacaacaacgacaatCGATTCAACATGCTGCGATCACGGCGGCAGCAACGCGCTTCTAGCGTATCCAGCTCCAGTTCCTCCTCGACATCGCCCGAGCGCGAAGCGGATGATGACAACGATTCCTTCATGATCCAGGCCAACGATTCACAGTCCTCGCTAGGCGGCGACATGTCTCCGGAGCTGTCGCAAACGGAAGCCATGCGGAGGGAGTACGAAGAGCGATGTCGTGTGTCGCCCGTGCATCGCCTTCCGGCAGAGATCTTGATCAGCATATTCTCGCGCCTCACTTCCTCGCGCGACCTGCAGATGTGTATGTTGGTGTGCAAGGAGTGGGCGAAGAACAGCGTGGGGCTATTATGGCATCGGCCGGCCATGAATAAGTGGCAGAACATCCACAATGTGATCAACTCGATACGGAATAGGAAACGCTTCTTTGCGTATCAGGACCTGGTCAAGAGACTGAACATGTCAACACTCGGCCACCAAGTCAGCGATGGAACGTTGGTTGGCATGAAGAACTGCAAGAGGATTGAACGATTGACGTTGACCAATAACTGCAAATTGACTGATATGAGTCTTGTGCCTCTGATTGATGGGAATCGGAGCCTTCTTGCGCTGGACGTCACTGGTCTGGACCAGCTCACGGATAAGACCATGATGGAGGTTGCAGACAACTGCTTACGCCTGCAAGGACTCAACGTGACCGGATGCAAGAAACTGACAGATGCGTCCATCATGGCAATTGCGAAGAACTGCCGGCATCTGAAGCGACTCAAATTCAACAACTGTGTTCAGTTGACGGACAAATCGATTGAGACTGTGGCTACCTACTGCGCACACCTCCTCGAGATCGATCTATATGGCTTGCAGAACATGGAGAGCCAGTCTATCACAGCATTGCTTACCAGATGTCCGCAACTGCGTGAGATGCGTCTTGCACACTGTGGCCAGATCAATGACCAAGCATTCCTCGACATCCCGTACGATCCGGATCACCCTACAACATTCGATTCGCTACGCATTCTTGACCTTACGGACTGCGCTGAACTAGGCGACAAAGGTGTCGAGAAGATCATTCAGACTTGTCCTCGCCTGCGTAATCTTATTCTAGCAAAGTGCCGACAGATCACGGATCGCGCAGTATTCGCTATCACCAAATTGGGCAAGAATCTGCACTACATCCATCTGGGACATTGCGCGCGCATTACCGATGCCTCTGTTGAGGCTCTGGCGAAGGCTTGCAATCGCATCCGATACATCGATCTGGCATGCTGTAGCCAACTTACCGATCAGAGCGTAATGAAATTGGCTGGACTGCCGAAGCTCAAGCGGATCGGACTGGTGAAGTGCGCTGGAATAACGGATCAAAGCATATGGAGCCTGGCGCGAGGGGAAGTGAGGAATGGCAAGACAATTGGCAATTCAAGCGTGTTGGAGCGAGTGCACTTGAGCTACTGCACTCAGTTGACACTCGAT GGAATTCACACCTTGCTCAACTCTTGCCCAAAGCTCACTCACCTCAGCTTGACGGGTGTGCAAGCTTTTCTCAGAGACGAGCTGGTCGTCTTCTGTCGAGATGCCCCGCCTGAGTTCAACGAGCACCAGCGCGACGTCTTTTGCGTTTTCTCCGGAACCGGTGTCTCACGGCTCCGACAATATCTCAACGAGCAGAAGTGGGCCCGTGAAGCTCGTGAAGGCCTTGCTGCTCGACAAAACGCACGTCGTGCAGCGGCTTTGGCTGCAGGTGAACATGAGCCGTCGGATGCTGACATGGACGAGAGCATTGTCGACTCGAACGGAAGCACAACGCCTGTACTGAATGTCGACGTCCAAGGACATTATCAGCCTGGTCACACCCCCATTGTGCCCACTCCTACTCACAACTGGCCGACGGGGAACATTCCGGGTCTTGCAGGCGGAAGTCCTTCTCCTCTCAGTCAGAGCGCACCGGCCACAACCACGTCTGCTGGTCCGGCATGGACTGCTGGACATGGTGGCCATCATATCCACACTGCTCCTCCTGGCGTAACCCACATCCAGCCATACCAGCAAAACCCTAATCACACGCACCTTGCCGGCATGATGGGCGCTGCTGCCCTGGATGAGATTGACGtggatggcgatgaggctTTCGGAGACGAGAGTGAATTGATGGACCACGATTGA
- a CDS encoding uncharacterized protein (CAZy:GH5), producing MKWFFLEKAKSKLEKFTNDAGTQDQQAQQQHQQPIATHDGTSDAQQQQEASYHPLPQPTPQDIFRYRYHHGTNLGSIFIQERWLTPSMFPGNENCPGSSELAAAEANIKAFGLEGAKQKFSSHWRDFTSDADLDYLRDVAKCTTVRLPIGYFTLGPAFCKGTPFEHVAELYEGSWDAVKDLVKRLYQRGIGVLIDLHGLPGGANAQEHSGTNSGKAEFWGKKGKKNREVGTRVVCFVAKEAKGMEGVAGVQIVNESEWDAEGMYEWYEEVLREVGKMDVEVPIYVSDGWDLARALSWSQKKNVTLKGFRTNPVVVDTHLYWCFDAKDVQKSPYDIIGEAWEKLRELDGREGSVHDRGAAQLVVGEYSCVLAEEAWQKGNGATKEELVTKFGNAQSQRFQHRAGGSFFWTYKMDWMPGGEWGFKQMTDQGAILPPPSLTLAQEDALTRAANAQAQCDGRKGNIWGTHCHYWDSTHPGHYEHWRFEKGFEQGWHDALAFFSYKAQHCGLKGGDKIGMLDLWVLKRLCDSGQAGQHFAWEWEVGFRQGVGAFYEAVGV from the coding sequence ATGAAGTGGTTCTTCCTCGAGAAAGCGAAATCGAAACTCGAAAAGTTCACAAACGATGCCGGAACACAAGACCAAcaagcacaacaacaacaccagcaaCCCATCGCTACACATGATGGCACATCAGATGCccagcaacaacaagaagCTTCATACCACCCACTCCCACAACCAACACCCCAAGACATCTTCCGCTATCGCTACCACCACGGCACAAACCTGGGCTCCATCTTCATCCAAGAACGCTGGCTCACACCCTCCATGTTCCCCGGCAACGAAAACTGCCCCGGCTCCTCCGAGCTCGCAGCCGCAGAAGCCAACATCAAAGCCTTTGGTCTCGAAGGCGCCAAACAGAAATTCTCATCTCACTGGCGAGACTTCACTTCCGATGCAGATCTCGATTACCTCCGCGATGTAGCGAAGTGTACCACCGTCCGGCTACCGATTGGGTACTTCACGTTGGGACCTGCCTTTTGCAAAGGGACGCCGTTTGAGCATGTGGCGGAGTTGTATGAGGGGTCTTGGGATGCTGTGAAGGATTTGGTGAAGAGGTTGTATCAGAGGGGGATTGGGGTTCTGATCGATTTGCATGGTTTGCCCGGTGGGGCTAATGCGCAGGAGCATTCGGGGACGAATAGTGGGAAAGCGGAGTTTTGGGGGAAGAAAGGGAAGAAGAATAGAGAGGTGGGGACAAGAGTAGTTTGCTTTGTTGCCAAAGAGGCGAAGGGAATGGAGGGAGTAGCTGGAGTGCAAATTGTGAATGAGAGTGAGTGGGACGCAGAGGGAATGTATGAGTGGTATGAAGAGGTCTTGAGAGAGGTGGGCAAAATGGATGTGGAGGTTCCAATCTATGTCTCGGATGGGTGGGATCTGGCGAGGGCTTTGAGTTGGAGCCAGAAGAAGAATGTAACGCTGAAAGGATTCCGGACCAACCCAGTGGTGGTGGACACGCACCTGTATTGGTGTTTCGATGCCAAGGATGTGCAAAAGTCGCCTTACGACATTATCGGAGAGGCCTGGGAgaagcttagagagctcgaCGGGCGAGAGGGCTCCGTGCACGATCGTGGCGCTGCACAACTCGTCGTCGGCGAGTATAGTTGTGTGCTCGCCGAAGAGGCCTGGCAGAAAGGGAATGGGGCCACGAAGGAGGAACTCGTGACCAAATTCGGCAATGCCCAGTCACAGCGATTCCAGCATCGTGCTGGCGGGAGTTTCTTCTGGACTTACAAGATGGACTGGATGCCCGGCGGCGAATGGGGTTTCAAACAGATGACGGACCAAGGAGCCATCctgcctcctccttctctgaCGCTTGCGCAAGAGGACGCCCTGACTCGCGCGGCGAACGCGCAAGCACAGTGCGATGGTCGCAAAGGGAATATTTGGGGCACGCATTGCCACTACTGGGACTCCACCCATCCAGGCCATTACGAGCATTGGCGCTTCGAGAAGGGCTTCGAGCAAGGCTGGCATGATGCTCTGGCGTTCTTCAGCTACAAAGCGCAACATTGCGGATTGAAGGGCGGTGACAAGATCGGAATGCTAGATCTCTGGGTCCTGAAGCGTTTGTGCGATAGTGGACAAGCCGGACAGCATTTCGCGTGGGAGTGGGAGGTAGGTTTCAGGCAAGGCGTCGGCGCGTTTTACGAAGCCGTTGGTGTTTGA
- a CDS encoding uncharacterized protein (antiSMASH:Cluster_8) — protein sequence MAQSHTTAKLSPEQAKALFDILTHQQVYKEIEDFKYPGAIHNYGPPFQDSVTSPQSPILQTLVSKFLLKLPGLRDVSPEFWKGRVDTLIDELSEAELSESYDKGILGIRKTLATAISALIEYPARGVLGGFPKEEVKRSAKYDTSNPDDVLQAWKDCVQKAVYGDLVDELFDKAAETDDLTKHDSLVQGMHEFMVVNIASIMHYTLVLSPEGPTMLRMLSSVHNLIPYTIIRQTLKVGNVATMLSGIVRIVLAKASVATVTNWIGLSSGADEGMNLMQQIISQVLGWDKRELKKRAEKIEKSKDAPPKEVLTEIKNWLGRGRAEHEETRKSSQASNMSIVATILALSSTSAELSEAQHAKAQEYLSLQLGIRDRQQIVKVLCQRNPDIITAAIRDAVDAYTPMIRYIHQAVNLSDTLWDFERFLTDMLKISMPSDNTKQEQKPPTVEDFVDLLHRHQSSCHKFLHQFAKNGKEMTEWWREYIHMAASNFRKEDKPPTSDSVVPDKMTTGALQDELGVAFSKLSAEDQKTVQTELDAWKKYIDELHNASNARISSVIKRTHSTPFGPGAYLARWQQLLDETPITPATSNGPVRHGSDKSVKEDSRADVEGNSEGSLITEEQAQKAVGGQLPTPPKCEAVSKLLWPKFTQLLVSK from the exons ATGGCGCAGTCACATACCACCGCCAAACTCTCGCCTGAACAGGCAAAGGccctcttcgacatcttGACGCATCAACAAGTATACAAAGAAATCGAGGACTTCAAATATCCCGGAGCTATCCACAACTACGGACCACCATTCCAGGATAGTGTCACGTCCCCTCAATCGCCTATCCTGCAGACCCTAGTGTCCAAGTTCTTGCTCAAGCTACCTGGCCTGCGAGATGTCTCACCTGAGTTTTGGAAAGGCCGTGTCGATACCCTGATAGATGAGCTTTCGGAGGCAGAGTTGTCTGAGAGCTACGACAAGGGAATATTGGGTATTCGCAAGACTCTCGCTACTGCCATTTCTGCCCTGATAGAATATCCTGCGAGGGGTGTGCTTGGAGGTTTTCCAAAGGAGGAAGTCAAGCGGTCTGCGAAATATGACACTTCGAACCCAGACGATGTCCTGCAGGCATGGAAAGACTGTGTTCAGAAAGCAGTATATGGTGATTTAGTCGACGAGCTTTTCGATAAGGCCGCTGAGACGGATGACCTTACCAAACATGATTCTCTAGTGCAGGGCATGCACGAATTCATGGTGGTGAA CATTGCATCCATCATGCACTACACATTAGTGCTTTCACCCGAAGGCCCGACTATGCTGCGAATGTTATCGAGCGTGCACAATTTGATACCATACACAATCATACGACAGACTTTGAAGGTCGGGAATGTCGCAACAATGCTCAGTGGAATCGTCAGGATTGTGCTAGCCAAAGCCAGTGTGGCAACAGTCACAAATTGGATCGGCTTGAGCAGTGGCGCCGACGAGGGCATGAATTTGATGCAACA AATCATCTCCCAGGTCCTAGGCTGGGACAAGCGTGAGCTCAAAAAACGCGCGGAGAAAATCGAAAAGAGCAAAGACGCTCCACCCAAAGAAGTCTTGACTGAGATCAAGAACTGGTTGGGACGAGGTCGCGCAGAGCACGAGGAGACTCGCAAAAGCAGCCAAGCGTCGAACATGTCAATCGTTGCGACGATACTTGCTCTGTCCTCAACATCGGCAGAGCTGTCGGAAGCACAGCACGCCAAAGCCCAAGAATACCTATCACTACAGCTGGGTATACGGGATCGACAACAAATTGTGAAGGTACTCTGCCAACGGAATCCGGACATCATAACAGCTGCGATCAGAGATGCCGTAGATGCATACACGCCCATGATTCGTTACATTCACCAGGCTGTCAATCTCAGCGACACGCTCTGGGACTTCGAACGATTCCTCACAGACATGCTCAAGATCAGTATGCCGAGCGACAACACAAAGCAGGAGCAAAAGCCGCCCACTGTGGAAGATTTTGTGGACCTTCTCCATCGTCACCAGAGCAGTTGCCATAAATTCCTGCATCAATTCGCCAAGAATGGCAAGGAAATGACTGAATGGTGGAGAGAGTACATTCACATGGCAGCTTCAAACTTTAGGAAAGAAGACAAGCCTCCAACAAGCGACTCCGTTGTTCCCGATAAGATGACCACAGGTGCTCTTCAAGACGAATTGGGAGTTGCCTTCTCGAAACTATCTGCCGAAGACCAGAAGACAGTCCAAACAGAGCTCGATGCCTGGAAGAAATATATCGACGAACTCCACAATGCTTCCAATGCCAGGATAAGCTCCGTCATCAAGAGGACACATTCTACGCCTTTTGGGCCGGGTGCATATCTCGCGAGATGGCAGCAGTTACTCGATGAGACGCCCATCACGCCCGCGACTTCGAATGGGCCTGTTCGACATGGCTCCGATAAGAGCGTAAAAGAAGACAGTCGAGCGGACGTGGAAGGAAACTCGGAGGGGAGTTTGATCACGGAAGAACAGGCGCAGAAAGCCGTTGGTGGACAGCTTCCTACCCCACCGAAGTGCGAGGCTGTTTCAAAGCTGCTGTGGCCCAAGTTCACGCAATTATTGGTTTCGAAGTAG